One genomic window of Cupriavidus oxalaticus includes the following:
- a CDS encoding nitrous oxide reductase accessory protein NosL: MCSPSSLRRRHLMLAMAGATVLVAACGKKPEGTAQPQEIESATACVLDGMLLADYPGPKAQIFYAGDARPQWFCDTVEMFHALLRPEQVRPVRAVFVQDMARADWERPRGHWFDATTGVYVAGSGRHGSMGPTLASFRAESDASAFIARHGGRLRRYAEVTPELADLGGGAMHDSRM, translated from the coding sequence ATGTGTTCCCCATCCTCTTTGCGCCGCCGCCACCTGATGCTTGCCATGGCCGGCGCCACGGTCCTCGTTGCCGCCTGCGGCAAGAAGCCGGAAGGCACCGCGCAGCCGCAGGAAATCGAATCCGCCACCGCCTGCGTGCTGGATGGCATGCTGCTGGCCGACTATCCCGGCCCCAAGGCGCAGATCTTCTACGCCGGCGACGCGCGCCCGCAGTGGTTTTGCGACACAGTGGAAATGTTCCACGCACTGCTGCGGCCCGAGCAGGTCAGGCCGGTGCGCGCGGTGTTCGTGCAGGACATGGCGCGGGCTGACTGGGAACGGCCGCGCGGCCACTGGTTCGATGCCACCACCGGCGTGTATGTCGCCGGCAGCGGGCGCCACGGATCGATGGGGCCGACGCTGGCGAGCTTCCGCGCCGAGAGCGATGCCAGCGCCTTTATCGCCCGCCATGGCGGCAGGCTGCGGCGCTACGCCGAGGTGACGCCGGAACTGGCGGACCTCGGCGGCGGCGCCATGCACGACAGCCGGATGTAG
- the tldD gene encoding metalloprotease TldD: MNAGDLGIRNLATAQQLLLAPYGLDEAKLQRVLADIFTHKVDYADLYFQYTRNEAWSLEEGIVKSGSFSIDQGVGVRAVSGDKTAFAYSDDISLAALSQAAAATRTIGRAGNGRVKVAGELASHAGRNLYAPNDPLDSMTAAEKVALLERIERMARAKDPRVVQVMAGLAGEYDVVLVARSDGVIAADVRPLVRVSVTVIAEQGGRREIGSSGGGGRYAYGYFTDDLLQKYVEEAVSSALVNLDARPAPAGAMTVVLGPGWPGVLLHEAVGHGLEGDFNRKGSSAFSGRMGERVAAKGVTVVDDGTLANRRGSLNLDDEGNPTQCTTLIEDGILRCYMQDTLNARLMKMPVTGNARRESYAALPMPRMTNTYMLNGDRDPQEIIASVKKGLYAVNFGGGQVDITNGKFVFSASEAYMIEDGKITYPVKGATLVGNGPESLKDVTMIGNDMRLDSGVGVCGKEGQSVPVGVGQPTLRIENMTVGGTA; this comes from the coding sequence ATGAACGCCGGCGATCTCGGAATCCGCAACCTGGCCACCGCGCAGCAACTGCTGCTGGCGCCATACGGCCTGGACGAGGCCAAGCTGCAGCGCGTGCTGGCCGATATCTTCACGCACAAGGTCGACTACGCCGACCTGTACTTCCAGTACACCCGCAACGAGGCCTGGAGCCTGGAAGAAGGCATCGTCAAGTCGGGCAGCTTCAGCATCGACCAGGGCGTGGGCGTGCGCGCCGTGTCGGGCGACAAGACCGCCTTTGCCTATTCGGACGACATCAGCCTGGCCGCGCTGTCGCAGGCGGCTGCCGCCACGCGCACCATCGGCCGCGCCGGCAACGGCCGCGTCAAGGTGGCGGGTGAACTGGCCTCGCACGCGGGCCGCAACCTGTACGCGCCCAACGACCCGCTCGATTCGATGACCGCCGCCGAAAAGGTGGCGCTGCTCGAGCGCATCGAACGCATGGCGCGCGCCAAGGACCCGCGCGTGGTGCAGGTGATGGCAGGCCTGGCCGGCGAGTACGACGTGGTGCTGGTGGCGCGCAGCGACGGCGTGATCGCCGCCGACGTGCGCCCGCTGGTGCGCGTGTCGGTGACGGTGATCGCCGAACAGGGCGGGCGCCGCGAGATCGGCTCGTCGGGCGGCGGCGGCCGCTATGCCTATGGCTATTTCACTGACGACCTGCTGCAGAAGTACGTGGAGGAAGCCGTGTCGTCGGCGCTGGTCAACCTTGACGCCCGCCCCGCCCCGGCCGGTGCCATGACCGTCGTGCTGGGCCCGGGCTGGCCCGGCGTGCTGCTGCATGAGGCGGTCGGCCATGGCCTGGAAGGCGACTTCAACCGCAAGGGCTCGTCGGCATTTTCCGGCCGCATGGGCGAACGCGTCGCGGCCAAGGGCGTGACGGTGGTTGACGACGGCACGCTGGCCAACCGCCGCGGCTCGCTCAACCTGGACGACGAAGGCAACCCGACCCAGTGCACCACGCTGATCGAGGACGGCATCCTGCGCTGCTATATGCAGGACACGCTCAACGCGCGCCTGATGAAGATGCCGGTCACCGGCAACGCGCGCCGCGAAAGCTATGCCGCGCTGCCGATGCCGCGCATGACCAACACCTACATGCTCAACGGCGACAGGGACCCGCAGGAAATCATCGCCAGCGTCAAGAAGGGCTTGTATGCGGTCAACTTCGGCGGAGGCCAGGTCGATATCACCAACGGCAAGTTCGTGTTCTCGGCGAGCGAGGCGTACATGATCGAGGATGGCAAGATCACGTACCCGGTCAAGGGCGCGACGCTGGTCGGCAACGGCCCCGAATCGCTGAAAGACGTGACCATGATCGGCAACGACATGCGCCTGGATTCCGGCGTTGGCGTCTGCGGCAAGGAAGGCCAGAGCGTGCCGGTGGGCGTGGGCCAGCCGACGCTGCGGATCGAAAATATGACGGTGGGCGGCACGGCCTGA
- a CDS encoding class I SAM-dependent methyltransferase has product MSVDEARLNAFMEKFVHDIGAVMHAATVVVGDELGLYKAMAEKPMTADMLAQKTRTDVRYLREWLSAQAASGYVDYDPDSAEFSLNEEQAFALAQEGSTAFIPGAFQIAVAQFRAIPKMIDIFRNGRGLGWHEHDPALFHGTERFFRPGYSAHLVSEWIPALDGIEARLRRGASVADVGCGHGASTIILAQAYPASRFVGFDYHEPSVRHATEAARRAGVGDRVRFEVASAKDYAGKDYDLVAVFDCLHDMGDPVGAARHVRETLRPDGAWMIVEPFANDKLEDNLNPVGRVFYSASTFICTPASRSQEVGLCLGAQAGEARMRGVAEQAGFGSFRRAAQTPFNLVYEARPFAPDTP; this is encoded by the coding sequence ATGAGCGTCGACGAGGCGAGGCTGAATGCCTTCATGGAGAAGTTCGTCCACGATATCGGCGCGGTGATGCACGCCGCCACCGTGGTGGTCGGCGATGAACTGGGCCTGTACAAGGCCATGGCGGAAAAGCCGATGACCGCCGATATGCTGGCGCAAAAAACCCGTACCGACGTGCGTTACCTGCGCGAATGGCTGTCGGCCCAGGCCGCCAGCGGCTACGTCGACTACGATCCCGACAGCGCGGAATTCAGCCTGAACGAAGAGCAGGCCTTTGCACTGGCGCAAGAGGGCAGCACGGCGTTCATTCCAGGCGCGTTCCAGATAGCGGTGGCGCAGTTCCGCGCTATCCCGAAGATGATCGACATCTTCCGCAACGGGCGCGGGCTGGGCTGGCATGAACACGACCCGGCGCTGTTCCACGGCACCGAGCGCTTTTTCCGGCCGGGCTATTCCGCGCACCTGGTCTCGGAATGGATCCCCGCGCTCGACGGCATCGAGGCGCGGCTCAGGCGCGGGGCCAGCGTGGCCGATGTGGGTTGCGGCCATGGCGCGTCGACCATCATCCTGGCGCAGGCCTATCCGGCCTCGCGTTTTGTCGGCTTTGACTACCACGAGCCTTCGGTACGCCATGCCACCGAGGCCGCGCGGCGCGCCGGTGTGGGCGACCGCGTGCGCTTCGAAGTGGCCAGCGCCAAGGACTACGCCGGCAAGGACTACGACCTGGTGGCGGTGTTCGACTGCCTGCACGACATGGGCGACCCCGTGGGCGCGGCACGGCACGTGCGCGAGACGCTGCGGCCGGACGGCGCATGGATGATTGTCGAGCCGTTTGCCAACGACAAGCTGGAAGACAACCTGAACCCCGTCGGACGCGTGTTCTATTCCGCTTCCACGTTCATCTGCACGCCGGCGTCGCGCTCGCAGGAAGTGGGGCTATGCCTGGGTGCGCAGGCAGGCGAGGCGCGCATGCGCGGCGTGGCCGAGCAGGCCGGCTTCGGCAGCTTCCGCAGGGCGGCGCAGACGCCGTTCAACCTGGTGTACGAGGCGCGGCCGTTCGCCCCCGACACACCATGA
- a CDS encoding nitrous oxide reductase family maturation protein NosD yields the protein MKLLPGIVLLWISCAQAATWRVQPGQSLQAAIDAAGAGDTIEIARGHYTGNFVIDKPLVLRGIARPTLGGALRGDTLRITAPDVTVEGLIVRDSGDSLKDQNAGIYIRPGAHRAVVRHCDLTYNLFGLWIEKADDVRIERNTITGKRDYNSAQRGNGVQLYNTRGARILDNNISFVRDALYVDVSHHAIFRGNRLHHSRYGTHYMNSYHNLWEGNDSYRNRGGLALMEVRDQVVRNNRTWGNADHGIMLRTLQDSVIEGNVVAGNQRGFFIYDVEYATLRGNLVLGNAIGVHLSAGSTRNVVQGNDFIGNREPVRYVGARDEPWGGRGQGNYWSGYLGWDRDGDGVGDVPYQANDLVDRLGWRYPGVTLLLGSPALQALRLTARQFPVIRAPGVVDAYPRMRPVRANWRDWDAQTGN from the coding sequence ATGAAGCTGCTGCCTGGTATCGTGCTCCTATGGATAAGCTGCGCGCAGGCCGCGACCTGGCGCGTGCAGCCCGGCCAGTCGCTGCAGGCAGCGATCGATGCCGCCGGCGCGGGGGACACCATCGAGATCGCGCGCGGCCACTACACCGGCAACTTCGTCATCGACAAGCCGCTGGTGCTGCGCGGCATCGCGCGGCCCACGCTCGGCGGCGCGCTGCGCGGCGATACGCTGCGCATCACGGCGCCGGACGTGACCGTCGAAGGCCTGATCGTGCGCGACTCCGGCGATAGCCTGAAGGACCAGAACGCCGGCATCTATATCCGCCCCGGCGCGCACCGCGCCGTGGTGCGCCATTGCGACCTGACCTACAACCTGTTCGGGCTGTGGATCGAGAAGGCCGACGATGTCCGCATCGAACGCAACACCATCACCGGCAAGCGCGACTACAACTCGGCGCAGCGCGGCAACGGCGTGCAGCTCTACAACACGCGCGGCGCACGCATCCTCGACAACAACATCAGCTTCGTGCGCGATGCACTCTATGTCGATGTCTCGCACCACGCCATCTTTCGCGGCAACCGGCTGCACCACAGCCGCTACGGCACCCATTACATGAACTCGTACCACAACCTGTGGGAAGGCAACGACAGCTACCGCAACCGCGGCGGGCTGGCGCTGATGGAGGTGCGCGACCAGGTCGTGCGCAACAACCGCACCTGGGGCAATGCCGACCACGGCATCATGCTGCGCACGCTGCAGGACTCGGTGATCGAAGGCAATGTAGTCGCCGGCAACCAGCGCGGCTTCTTTATCTACGACGTCGAGTACGCGACGCTGCGCGGCAACCTGGTGCTGGGCAATGCGATCGGCGTGCACCTGTCGGCCGGCTCGACGCGCAACGTGGTGCAGGGCAACGATTTCATCGGCAACCGCGAGCCGGTGCGCTACGTGGGCGCGCGCGACGAGCCGTGGGGCGGGCGCGGACAGGGCAACTACTGGAGCGGCTACCTGGGCTGGGACCGCGACGGCGATGGCGTGGGTGACGTGCCATACCAGGCCAATGACCTCGTCGACCGGCTCGGCTGGCGCTACCCCGGGGTGACGCTGCTGCTGGGCAGTCCGGCGCTGCAGGCGCTGCGGCTGACGGCACGGCAGTTCCCGGTGATCCGGGCGCCGGGCGTGGTCGATGCCTATCCGCGGATGCGCCCGGTGCGCGCCAACTGGAGGGACTGGGATGCTCAGACCGGCAACTGA
- the aroG gene encoding 3-deoxy-7-phosphoheptulonate synthase AroG — protein sequence MLKNTDDLRIRELKELLPPAHLIREFGCSEAASDVIYGARQAMHRILHGMDDRLIVIIGPCSIHDTRAALEYAKLLKVQRDRFANELEVVMRVYFEKPRTTVGWKGLINDPHMDGSFKINDGLRTARELLLNISELGVPTGTEYLDMISPQYIADLVSWGAIGARTTESQVHRELASGLSCPVGFKNGTDGNVKIAVDAIKAASQPHHFLSVTKGGHSAIVSTSGNEDCHVILRGGKAPNYDAASVQEACDAIAKAGLASRLMIDASHANSSKKHENQIPVCEDIGRQIAGGDQRIIGVMVESHLVAGRQDHVQGTPVENLTYGQSVTDACIGWDESVKVLEGLAESVRQRRLVPGSGN from the coding sequence ATGCTGAAGAACACCGACGACCTGCGCATTCGCGAACTCAAGGAGCTGCTGCCGCCGGCGCACCTGATCCGCGAATTTGGCTGCTCAGAAGCGGCTTCGGACGTGATCTACGGCGCGCGCCAGGCCATGCACCGCATCCTGCATGGCATGGATGACCGGCTCATCGTCATCATCGGCCCGTGCTCGATCCACGATACCCGCGCCGCGCTGGAATACGCCAAGCTGCTCAAGGTGCAGCGCGACCGCTTCGCCAACGAGCTGGAAGTGGTGATGCGCGTCTACTTCGAGAAGCCGCGCACCACGGTGGGCTGGAAGGGCCTGATCAACGACCCGCACATGGACGGCAGCTTCAAGATCAACGACGGCCTGCGCACCGCGCGCGAGCTGCTGCTGAACATCAGCGAGCTGGGCGTGCCGACCGGCACCGAGTACCTCGACATGATCAGCCCGCAATATATCGCCGACCTGGTCAGCTGGGGCGCGATCGGCGCGCGCACCACCGAGTCGCAGGTGCACCGCGAGCTGGCCTCCGGACTGTCGTGCCCGGTGGGCTTCAAGAACGGCACCGACGGCAACGTCAAGATCGCGGTGGACGCGATCAAGGCCGCGTCGCAACCGCACCATTTCCTGTCGGTGACCAAGGGCGGCCACTCTGCGATCGTGTCGACCTCGGGCAACGAGGACTGCCACGTGATCCTGCGCGGCGGCAAGGCGCCCAACTACGATGCCGCCAGCGTGCAGGAAGCGTGCGACGCCATCGCCAAGGCCGGGCTGGCCTCGCGCCTGATGATCGACGCCTCGCATGCCAACAGCAGCAAGAAGCATGAGAACCAGATCCCGGTGTGCGAAGACATCGGCCGCCAGATCGCCGGCGGCGACCAGCGCATCATCGGCGTGATGGTCGAATCGCACCTGGTGGCGGGCCGCCAGGACCACGTGCAAGGCACGCCGGTGGAAAACCTGACCTACGGCCAGTCGGTCACCGATGCGTGCATCGGCTGGGATGAATCGGTCAAGGTGCTGGAAGGCCTGGCGGAGTCGGTGCGCCAGCGCCGCCTGGTGCCGGGCAGCGGCAACTGA
- a CDS encoding carbon-nitrogen hydrolase family protein codes for MTAPAPFRVAAVQTVTGTSLDANLARAEALIAEAVAGGAQLVLLPEYFCMMGRSEADKVAVREHDGDGPVQQFLAGAARHHGIWLVGGTLPMWCDDPERVYNTSLAFDPRGERVARYDKIHLFGFTRGAESYDESRTILAGRTPVSFDAPCGRVAMSVCYDLRFPELYRGLASGAGTSLILMPAAFTYTTGQAHWEILLRARAIENQCYVLAAAQGGKHENGRRTWGHSMLVDPWGEVLAMLPEGEGVVAGTIDPARLEEVRQNLPALRHRVL; via the coding sequence ATGACCGCCCCCGCCCCGTTCCGCGTGGCCGCCGTGCAGACCGTTACCGGCACTTCGCTCGATGCCAACCTCGCGCGCGCCGAGGCGCTGATCGCCGAGGCCGTAGCCGGCGGCGCGCAGCTGGTGCTGCTGCCCGAATACTTCTGCATGATGGGCCGCTCCGAAGCGGACAAGGTGGCGGTACGCGAGCACGACGGCGATGGCCCGGTGCAGCAGTTCCTGGCCGGCGCCGCGCGCCACCATGGCATCTGGCTGGTGGGCGGCACGCTGCCGATGTGGTGCGACGACCCGGAGCGCGTGTACAACACCTCGCTCGCCTTCGACCCGCGCGGCGAACGCGTGGCGCGGTACGACAAGATCCACCTGTTCGGCTTCACGCGCGGAGCCGAAAGCTATGACGAATCGCGCACCATCCTGGCCGGCCGCACCCCGGTCAGCTTCGATGCACCGTGCGGCCGCGTGGCCATGTCGGTGTGCTACGACCTGCGCTTTCCCGAGCTGTACCGCGGGCTGGCGTCCGGCGCGGGCACCAGCCTGATCCTGATGCCGGCCGCCTTCACCTACACCACCGGCCAGGCGCACTGGGAAATCCTGCTGCGCGCACGAGCCATTGAAAACCAGTGCTATGTGCTGGCCGCCGCACAGGGTGGCAAGCATGAGAACGGCCGCCGCACCTGGGGCCATTCGATGCTGGTCGACCCGTGGGGTGAAGTGCTGGCCATGCTGCCCGAAGGCGAAGGCGTGGTGGCCGGCACCATCGACCCGGCGCGGCTCGAAGAGGTCCGGCAAAACCTGCCGGCATTGCGTCACCGGGTGCTGTAG
- a CDS encoding ABC transporter ATP-binding protein, whose translation MITDAIALTGVSRHFGSLRAVDDVSLSVGQGELIGLIGHNGAGKSTLFRMMLGLLPPTHGTLRVAGADVGSRAFRAARRGIGYLPEHLVLYDNLSGLETLRFFARLKGVNADACAPMLDQVGLSAAAARPVREYSKGMRQRLGFAQALLGAPRVLFLDEPTNGLDPAAIRDFYRMLDALRERGVTIVITSHILAELQQRIDRFAILAGGRLQATGSLEALRAQAGLPLTLRLRLEPGAREHALRLLRTQAYGMIEVVDEMEEGPDELTVRCPVAAKMPMLAALQPLAGRLRDLQIREPSLEDLFLGMRGQA comes from the coding sequence ATGATCACGGATGCCATTGCGCTGACCGGCGTCAGCCGGCACTTCGGCTCGCTGCGCGCCGTGGACGATGTCAGCCTCAGCGTGGGGCAGGGCGAACTGATCGGGCTGATCGGGCATAACGGCGCGGGCAAGAGCACGCTGTTCAGGATGATGCTGGGGCTGTTGCCGCCCACGCATGGCACCTTGCGCGTCGCCGGTGCCGACGTGGGCAGCCGCGCCTTTCGCGCCGCGCGGCGCGGCATCGGCTACCTGCCCGAGCATCTGGTGCTGTATGACAACCTGAGCGGGCTCGAAACGCTGCGCTTCTTCGCGCGCCTGAAGGGCGTGAACGCGGATGCCTGCGCGCCGATGCTCGACCAGGTCGGCCTGTCCGCCGCCGCCGCACGGCCGGTGCGCGAGTATTCGAAAGGGATGCGCCAACGGCTCGGTTTCGCGCAGGCGCTGCTCGGCGCACCGCGCGTGCTGTTTCTCGACGAACCGACCAACGGGCTGGACCCGGCGGCAATCCGCGACTTCTACCGGATGCTCGACGCGCTGCGCGAGCGCGGCGTGACCATCGTCATCACCTCGCACATCCTGGCCGAGCTGCAGCAGCGCATCGACCGCTTCGCCATTCTTGCCGGCGGCCGCTTGCAGGCCACCGGCAGCCTGGAGGCGCTGCGCGCGCAGGCGGGGCTGCCGCTGACACTGCGGTTGCGCCTCGAACCGGGCGCGCGCGAGCACGCGCTGCGCCTGCTGCGGACGCAAGCGTACGGCATGATCGAAGTGGTGGACGAGATGGAGGAAGGGCCGGATGAACTGACCGTGCGCTGTCCCGTTGCCGCCAAGATGCCGATGCTCGCCGCATTGCAGCCGCTTGCGGGCCGCCTGCGTGACCTGCAGATCCGCGAGCCCTCGCTCGAAGACCTGTTCCTCGGCATGCGGGGGCAAGCATGA
- a CDS encoding ABC transporter permease, producing MSARIDARQVAAIAAKEFRDRMRNRWVLAVAVVFTALSVAIGYFGGAEQGVLGPRSLEFVITSLASLVIYLVPMIALLLGFDAVVGERERGSLDLLLSLPLTRGELLLGKYLGLAAALLLATAGGFALMALLLARQFGWAGLYHYLGFVASAGLLGLAFLSLALWLSVLSRDRAQASGLAIGLWFFFVLVFDLLLLGLLVAGAGEGGASGSGIDWIAWLLLLNPADLFRIVNAFSLDQLRSAGGVASIVPPALASPWPTGAALLAWIAVPLVLAARRFR from the coding sequence ATGAGCGCGCGCATCGATGCAAGGCAGGTGGCAGCGATCGCCGCCAAGGAATTCCGCGACCGCATGCGCAACCGCTGGGTGCTGGCCGTGGCCGTCGTCTTCACCGCGCTGTCGGTGGCGATCGGCTATTTCGGCGGCGCCGAGCAGGGTGTGCTCGGACCGCGTTCGCTGGAGTTCGTCATCACCAGCCTGGCGAGCCTGGTGATCTACCTGGTGCCGATGATCGCGCTGCTGCTCGGCTTCGATGCCGTGGTGGGCGAGCGCGAGCGCGGCTCGCTGGACCTGCTGCTGTCGTTGCCGCTGACGCGCGGCGAGCTGTTGCTGGGCAAGTACCTCGGGCTGGCCGCCGCATTGCTGCTTGCCACCGCCGGCGGCTTTGCCTTGATGGCGCTACTGCTGGCGCGCCAGTTCGGCTGGGCCGGCCTGTACCACTACCTCGGCTTTGTCGCCAGCGCCGGGCTGCTCGGCCTGGCGTTCCTGAGCCTGGCGCTGTGGCTGTCGGTGCTGTCGCGCGACCGCGCGCAGGCATCGGGCCTGGCGATCGGCCTGTGGTTCTTTTTCGTGCTGGTGTTCGACCTGCTGCTGCTCGGGCTGCTGGTCGCCGGCGCGGGCGAGGGCGGCGCCAGCGGGTCCGGCATCGATTGGATCGCGTGGCTGCTGCTGCTGAACCCCGCGGACCTGTTCCGCATCGTCAATGCCTTTTCACTCGACCAGTTGCGCAGCGCCGGCGGCGTTGCCAGCATCGTGCCGCCGGCGCTGGCCAGCCCCTGGCCCACCGGCGCGGCGCTGCTGGCGTGGATTGCCGTGCCGCTGGTCCTTGCTGCCAGGAGATTCCGCTGA